One genomic window of Polyangium aurulentum includes the following:
- the pyrE gene encoding orotate phosphoribosyltransferase, with protein sequence MSKSERELLVDLLRERSFERKRVVLASGRESDFFIDCKQAALTAEGHALLGSLMFEALDALPRCEAVAGVELGGCPLASAVSLTSFVRGRPLPAFYVRKEAKDHGSKRLVEGDRSLVPGMPIVMLEDVVTTGGSTLKAVEKLTAAGGRVVGVVAIVDRLEGGAEAIRAAGLPLVSLCTRRDFIPDDPA encoded by the coding sequence ATGAGCAAGAGCGAGCGCGAGCTGCTCGTCGACCTGCTCCGCGAGCGCTCGTTTGAGCGCAAACGAGTCGTGCTGGCCTCCGGTCGCGAGAGCGACTTCTTCATCGACTGCAAGCAGGCCGCGCTGACGGCCGAAGGCCACGCGCTGCTCGGCTCGCTGATGTTCGAGGCGCTCGACGCGCTGCCCCGCTGCGAGGCGGTGGCCGGCGTCGAGCTCGGCGGCTGCCCGCTCGCGAGCGCGGTGTCGCTGACGAGCTTCGTGCGCGGACGCCCGCTGCCGGCGTTCTACGTGCGCAAGGAAGCGAAGGACCACGGCTCGAAGCGCCTCGTCGAAGGCGACCGCTCGCTCGTGCCCGGCATGCCGATCGTGATGCTCGAGGACGTGGTGACGACGGGCGGCTCGACGCTCAAGGCCGTCGAGAAGCTCACGGCCGCAGGCGGACGCGTGGTGGGCGTGGTGGCGATCGTCGACCGCCTCGAAGGCGGCGCCGAGGCGATCCGCGCCGCGGGTCTGCCCCTCGTGTCGCTGTGCACGCGGCGGGATTTCATCCCTGACGATCCGGCCTAG
- a CDS encoding LysM peptidoglycan-binding domain-containing protein produces MNTVAPSSYTVKSGDTLGAIAARNGTSVSEIMKANPQLKNPNSIGVGQQLKMPGSGSGGGATQGGGSGGAPQAPTPQQRPPSLENKPEEQSGNAVQGEIFPFWVKPTADWKTRPRYFGSPRSNGRKHGGVDLYAPVGTKIRAIADGRILRGPYYFYDGTYALEVVHPGIGVVRYGEIKAKLAPGVGKDVKAGQHIAFVGDLTSLSISMLHFELYKESAKNDSTLSGGGPFRRNAKLIDPTPLIDRLFKKTFG; encoded by the coding sequence ATGAACACCGTCGCGCCCTCGTCCTACACGGTGAAGTCGGGCGACACCCTCGGCGCGATTGCCGCGAGGAACGGGACGAGCGTCAGCGAGATCATGAAGGCGAACCCGCAGCTCAAGAACCCGAACAGCATCGGGGTCGGGCAGCAGCTCAAGATGCCGGGCAGCGGCAGCGGCGGCGGGGCCACGCAGGGCGGGGGCAGCGGAGGTGCGCCGCAGGCCCCGACACCGCAGCAGAGGCCCCCGTCGCTCGAGAACAAGCCCGAGGAGCAATCGGGCAATGCCGTGCAGGGGGAGATCTTCCCATTCTGGGTGAAGCCCACGGCCGACTGGAAGACGCGCCCCCGTTATTTCGGCTCGCCGCGCAGCAACGGCCGCAAGCACGGCGGCGTGGATCTTTATGCGCCGGTGGGGACCAAGATCCGCGCCATCGCCGACGGCAGGATCCTGCGGGGCCCCTATTACTTCTACGACGGCACCTATGCCCTCGAGGTGGTTCACCCGGGCATTGGCGTGGTCCGGTATGGCGAGATCAAGGCCAAGCTGGCCCCGGGCGTCGGCAAGGACGTGAAGGCGGGCCAGCATATCGCCTTCGTGGGCGATCTGACGAGCCTGTCCATCTCGATGCTCCACTTCGAGCTGTACAAGGAGTCGGCGAAGAACGATTCGACGCTCAGCGGCGGCGGGCCCTTCCGGCGCAACGCGAAGCTCATCGATCCCACGCCGCTCATCGACAGACTTTTCAAGAAGACCTTTGGTTGA
- a CDS encoding bactofilin family protein: MARAPAAMHPDTSDSSGSVLGHGTRVRGRVQGDGDLRVEGQVEGDVTLSGDLVIEEGAQIQGNIEAAAVTIGGALTGDVSARGAVTIRATARVAGNMGGAEVSLEEGAEFTGRIEADFELPAELTGGRSGGR; encoded by the coding sequence ATGGCTCGAGCTCCGGCAGCGATGCACCCCGACACCTCTGATTCGAGCGGATCCGTGCTCGGACACGGCACCCGCGTCCGCGGCCGCGTGCAGGGCGACGGCGACCTGCGCGTCGAAGGCCAGGTCGAGGGCGACGTGACCTTGAGCGGCGACCTCGTGATCGAAGAGGGCGCGCAGATTCAGGGCAACATCGAGGCTGCCGCGGTGACGATCGGCGGCGCGCTGACCGGCGACGTCTCCGCGCGCGGTGCGGTGACGATCCGCGCCACCGCGAGGGTCGCGGGGAACATGGGCGGCGCCGAGGTGAGCCTCGAAGAAGGCGCCGAGTTCACCGGGCGCATCGAGGCAGATTTCGAGCTGCCGGCCGAGCTGACGGGCGGTCGGTCCGGCGGCCGTTAA
- a CDS encoding sensor histidine kinase has translation MSRATIAESRAAEDAALRAERAVADESLRREREESARVLASLLPLERARTDRFLLTERVRTDDDISRYGDFLGIVSHDLRSLVTSVVISAELLSDQAPEGEAGDRTRAGAARIQRSAARMNRLIGDLVDIASIDAGKLVMSSARGDVNELIVDAVDTFRAAASADGIALEAEGDDRPLPATFDYDRLLQVLANLLTNAIKFTSKGGRIRVRGERDGDEVRISVSDTGVGIPGHLLEAVFERFWQVGKSDRRGVGLGLYISKCIVEAHGGRTWVESAVGQGSTFHVAIPVAGPIAELNSPPVPSSSSAREQ, from the coding sequence GTGTCGCGCGCGACGATCGCCGAGTCGCGCGCCGCGGAAGACGCCGCCCTCCGGGCCGAACGGGCGGTCGCGGACGAGAGCCTCCGGCGCGAGCGCGAGGAGAGCGCCCGCGTTCTCGCGAGCCTGCTGCCGCTCGAGCGCGCCAGAACCGACAGGTTCCTGCTGACCGAGCGCGTCCGGACCGACGACGACATCTCGCGCTACGGTGACTTCCTCGGCATTGTCAGCCACGACCTGCGCAGCCTCGTGACCAGTGTCGTCATCAGCGCGGAGCTCCTCTCGGACCAGGCCCCCGAGGGCGAGGCCGGCGATCGGACCCGCGCAGGCGCGGCGCGCATCCAACGCAGCGCCGCGCGCATGAACCGGCTCATCGGCGATCTGGTCGACATCGCGAGCATCGACGCCGGCAAGCTCGTCATGAGCTCGGCCCGTGGCGACGTGAACGAGTTGATCGTCGACGCAGTGGACACGTTCCGGGCCGCCGCGTCGGCCGACGGCATCGCCCTCGAGGCGGAGGGCGATGACCGCCCGCTGCCGGCGACCTTCGACTACGATCGACTGCTCCAGGTGCTTGCCAACCTCCTGACCAACGCGATCAAGTTCACGTCGAAGGGCGGGCGGATACGCGTTCGCGGCGAGCGGGACGGCGACGAGGTGCGCATCTCTGTGAGCGACACCGGCGTCGGTATCCCGGGCCATCTGCTCGAAGCCGTGTTCGAGCGGTTCTGGCAGGTGGGGAAGAGCGATCGCAGGGGCGTGGGACTCGGCCTCTACATCTCGAAATGCATCGTCGAAGCCCACGGCGGAAGGACCTGGGTGGAGAGCGCGGTGGGTCAGGGGAGCACGTTTCACGTTGCGATCCCGGTCGCCGGGCCGATCGCAGAACTGAACAGCCCCCCCGTTCCCTCTTCATCCTCCGCGCGTGAACAGTGA
- a CDS encoding bactofilin family protein — protein sequence MTTPSTIGRGTTIRGSIRGDADLDIHGFVEGSVTVSGELLIAETALIKSDVSGRRVIVRGAVAGNVSAEESIILEAGARVVGDIGAPQIGIRPGALLRGNVATGAPLDLSARRAAAAPAQAAPAPATRGRAAPAAAPARQAPAARPAPAPAARPAPAPAARPARPAPAPRPAPAPAAPVVAPAAAAAQEAEHEHEHEHEHEEESTADSAGGPPPPVVPAVPKGAKAQIRRKGGR from the coding sequence ATGACGACCCCCTCGACCATCGGCCGCGGCACCACCATCCGCGGCTCCATCCGCGGCGACGCGGACCTCGACATCCACGGGTTCGTCGAGGGAAGCGTCACCGTCTCGGGCGAGCTGTTGATCGCCGAGACCGCGCTCATCAAGAGCGACGTCTCCGGCCGTCGCGTCATCGTGCGCGGCGCCGTCGCAGGCAACGTCTCGGCCGAGGAGAGCATCATCCTCGAGGCCGGCGCGCGCGTCGTCGGCGACATCGGCGCTCCCCAGATCGGCATCCGCCCCGGCGCCCTGCTGCGCGGCAACGTCGCGACCGGCGCCCCGCTCGATCTGAGCGCGCGCCGAGCCGCCGCCGCTCCCGCGCAAGCCGCTCCCGCCCCCGCGACGCGCGGTCGTGCAGCGCCTGCAGCCGCTCCCGCGCGACAGGCTCCCGCCGCGCGTCCGGCGCCCGCGCCCGCTGCGCGTCCGGCTCCGGCTCCCGCCGCGCGTCCGGCGCGTCCGGCGCCCGCCCCGCGCCCCGCGCCTGCGCCCGCAGCTCCCGTGGTCGCCCCGGCGGCTGCTGCTGCACAGGAGGCCGAGCACGAGCACGAGCACGAGCACGAGCACGAGGAAGAGAGCACGGCCGATAGCGCGGGCGGGCCTCCTCCGCCCGTGGTGCCCGCGGTGCCCAAGGGCGCGAAGGCGCAGATCCGGCGCAAGGGCGGTCGATGA
- a CDS encoding SO2930 family diheme c-type cytochrome produces MISPKHFLAATLAFAFLPGCGAEGGGASTPAPKPDPAEIPYDTLSQYGFFSGNMADSKPAPGVIPYTVAAPLWSDGAGKERFIVLPEGKKATFGKDETWSLPDGTIIIKNFHFPLDAREPSGARRLIETRLLIRDEGEDEGWTAHTYVWNDEQTEARRTIAGKQVTVDFIDTQGKPASQQYLVPNTNQCGNCHERDDRYELLGLVTPQVNFDLPDAAGEKNQLARLAAAGMFDAALPPLADLPRLPDPLGNAPLDERARAYLHANCSHCHRPGGGGGASGLVLLATETNPTHYGVCKGSVAAGAGTGSHDYDIVPGMPDESIMPFRMRSTDPEIKMPEIPNLVPDDAGVELITAWIAAMAPPGCP; encoded by the coding sequence ATGATCTCCCCAAAGCATTTCCTCGCGGCCACGCTCGCGTTCGCCTTTCTGCCTGGCTGCGGCGCCGAGGGAGGGGGCGCGAGCACACCGGCGCCGAAGCCCGATCCGGCCGAGATCCCCTACGACACGCTCTCGCAATACGGCTTCTTCTCCGGCAACATGGCCGATTCGAAGCCCGCGCCCGGCGTCATCCCCTACACCGTCGCCGCGCCCCTCTGGTCCGACGGCGCAGGCAAGGAGCGCTTCATCGTCCTGCCCGAAGGCAAGAAGGCCACGTTCGGAAAGGACGAGACCTGGAGCTTGCCCGACGGAACGATCATCATCAAAAATTTCCATTTCCCGCTCGACGCGCGCGAGCCGAGCGGCGCCCGCAGGCTCATCGAGACGCGCCTCCTCATCCGCGACGAGGGCGAGGACGAGGGCTGGACCGCCCATACCTACGTCTGGAACGACGAGCAGACGGAGGCGCGCCGCACGATCGCGGGCAAGCAAGTCACCGTCGACTTCATCGACACCCAGGGCAAGCCCGCCTCACAGCAATACCTCGTCCCCAACACGAACCAGTGCGGCAATTGCCACGAGCGCGACGACCGCTACGAGCTGCTCGGGCTCGTGACCCCGCAGGTCAATTTCGACCTGCCCGATGCCGCGGGCGAAAAGAACCAGCTCGCAAGGCTCGCCGCAGCAGGCATGTTCGACGCGGCGCTGCCTCCCCTCGCCGATCTGCCCAGGCTCCCCGATCCTCTCGGCAATGCGCCCCTCGATGAGCGCGCCCGCGCCTACCTGCACGCCAATTGCAGCCATTGCCACCGCCCCGGCGGCGGCGGCGGCGCCTCGGGCCTCGTGCTGCTCGCCACGGAGACGAACCCGACGCATTACGGCGTCTGCAAAGGTTCGGTCGCCGCGGGCGCGGGGACCGGCTCGCACGATTACGATATCGTGCCCGGAATGCCCGATGAGAGCATCATGCCATTTCGCATGCGCTCGACGGACCCCGAGATCAAGATGCCCGAAATCCCGAACCTCGTGCCGGACGACGCCGGGGTCGAGCTGATCACGGCGTGGATCGCCGCGATGGCCCCGCCGGGCTGCCCTTAG
- a CDS encoding C25 family cysteine peptidase has product MRGSRGIRRALRGLAMTGLALAAMSCGRGAAEMPAASAPAVPAEWAEWVVTRADVDYVAVGKREMLAAAEPLFAHRAARGHVIERLALEDVLARKPAGASDAEAIAAAIRSVAAQVGTRLKFVLLLGDTPGRSRGGPETLAQVPAFYARKIDYQHDRPDEHGLEGSYGARWFDPQYPTDLPYALAHRDAPGQPELSAVRFPRPLAVGRVPAWSPDEVAAFAQKIIAYETTPTEGAWRKSITLFSGPANFGALTDFLIERTATRSLDKEVPYDWDVDVVFPKLDSPYAYPFPELRQHMRDRLTEGALIAAYVGHGAPARFDDVRFRQRDYNIGSSSDLEGLRIDDGKPFFVSITCSTGHYDLSGMRSIAETLVMNPGGAIASFASSRESHPYTNALLGKAILEVFVQARARTVGEGIVEVKRRMMEGSIPLAPLLFASDPKELAVEHEGLYNLFGDPATELRYPAKATLSVKGSPAEVRPGAVLEVTLESKEIDTGNATLTVETRRSVIRGKLVSPSELENLRESDTWKAMRKNYQAAMNKVVTQAKGPISGGRAVFKVKAPVEPGEYAIKGFAAGGGEAATSVVQVRVREKGAGR; this is encoded by the coding sequence ATGCGTGGTTCGAGGGGTATCCGGCGGGCGCTGCGCGGCCTCGCGATGACCGGGCTCGCCCTCGCGGCGATGAGCTGCGGCCGGGGCGCGGCGGAGATGCCGGCGGCGAGCGCGCCGGCTGTACCGGCCGAGTGGGCCGAGTGGGTCGTGACGCGGGCCGACGTCGATTACGTGGCGGTCGGCAAGCGGGAAATGCTCGCCGCGGCCGAGCCGCTGTTCGCGCACCGCGCGGCGCGTGGCCACGTGATCGAGCGGCTCGCGCTCGAGGACGTGCTCGCGCGCAAGCCTGCGGGCGCGAGCGATGCGGAGGCGATCGCAGCCGCAATCCGGAGCGTGGCGGCGCAGGTGGGGACGCGCCTGAAGTTCGTGCTGCTCCTGGGGGATACGCCGGGGCGATCGCGCGGGGGCCCCGAGACGCTCGCGCAGGTGCCCGCGTTTTACGCGCGCAAGATCGATTACCAGCACGACCGGCCCGACGAGCACGGGCTCGAGGGATCGTATGGCGCGCGGTGGTTCGATCCGCAGTATCCGACGGACCTGCCATACGCGCTCGCCCATCGGGATGCGCCCGGGCAGCCGGAGCTATCTGCGGTTCGGTTTCCCCGGCCGCTCGCGGTGGGCCGGGTGCCCGCGTGGTCGCCGGACGAGGTCGCGGCGTTCGCGCAAAAGATCATCGCGTACGAGACCACGCCGACGGAGGGAGCCTGGCGCAAGAGCATCACCCTCTTCAGCGGTCCGGCCAATTTCGGCGCGCTCACCGATTTCCTCATCGAGCGAACGGCGACGCGCTCGCTCGACAAGGAGGTGCCCTACGACTGGGACGTCGACGTGGTCTTTCCGAAGCTCGACTCGCCCTACGCCTATCCATTCCCGGAGCTGCGGCAGCACATGCGCGACCGGCTCACGGAGGGCGCGCTCATCGCGGCTTACGTCGGGCACGGGGCGCCGGCGCGCTTCGACGACGTACGCTTCCGGCAACGCGATTACAACATAGGCTCGTCGAGCGATCTCGAGGGGCTGCGCATCGATGACGGAAAGCCCTTCTTCGTCTCGATCACGTGCAGCACGGGCCATTACGACCTCTCCGGCATGCGGTCGATCGCGGAGACGCTGGTCATGAACCCGGGCGGCGCGATCGCGTCGTTCGCGTCGAGCCGCGAGAGCCACCCCTACACGAACGCGCTGCTCGGCAAGGCGATCCTCGAGGTCTTCGTGCAGGCGCGCGCGCGGACGGTGGGCGAGGGCATCGTGGAGGTGAAGCGTCGAATGATGGAGGGCTCCATCCCGCTCGCGCCGCTGCTCTTCGCCTCGGACCCGAAAGAGCTCGCCGTCGAGCACGAGGGATTGTACAACCTGTTCGGCGACCCCGCGACGGAGCTGCGTTATCCGGCGAAGGCGACGTTATCGGTCAAGGGCTCCCCCGCGGAGGTCCGACCCGGCGCCGTGCTCGAGGTGACGCTCGAATCGAAGGAGATCGACACGGGAAATGCCACCCTGACGGTGGAGACCCGGCGCAGCGTGATCCGGGGCAAGCTGGTGAGCCCGAGCGAGCTCGAAAACCTGCGCGAGAGCGACACCTGGAAGGCCATGCGAAAGAACTACCAGGCGGCGATGAACAAGGTCGTCACGCAGGCGAAGGGCCCGATCTCCGGGGGGCGGGCGGTGTTCAAGGTGAAGGCGCCCGTGGAGCCCGGAGAATATGCGATCAAGGGGTTTGCCGCAGGGGGCGGGGAAGCGGCGACGAGCGTCGTGCAGGTGAGGGTACGGGAGAAGGGGGCAGGGAGGTAG
- a CDS encoding type II CAAX prenyl endopeptidase Rce1 family protein — protein sequence MRRPLREIARGATWLVGIALALRVVDVFLGHSPLGATLAGAVLVDLATHRAGVRWDEGEETGRMKRALVGVGRGLAVALALVVLTVLVCAAVGSVQLRAGSPSLALVLGMLRAGASGVRDELLYRGLPLLVGARVGLGARASIGYAALAGASALLLVPGASVESLVLATALGVLFAVIWQRSGEAWGAVAAHAGWVFFAGAALRGGLVEATWVSGALGEGARARGLAALVAAVVSLGAAAAVWRWWPKGSPAGPSRRSTP from the coding sequence GTGCGGAGACCTCTGCGCGAGATCGCCCGCGGCGCGACCTGGCTCGTCGGCATCGCGCTCGCGTTGCGCGTGGTCGACGTCTTCCTCGGCCACTCGCCCCTCGGCGCGACGCTCGCGGGCGCCGTCCTCGTCGATCTCGCCACGCATCGGGCGGGCGTGCGCTGGGACGAGGGCGAGGAGACGGGCCGCATGAAGCGCGCGCTCGTCGGCGTGGGCCGCGGGCTCGCCGTGGCGCTCGCGCTCGTGGTGCTCACCGTGCTCGTGTGCGCGGCGGTCGGGAGCGTGCAGCTTCGCGCGGGCAGCCCTTCGCTCGCGCTCGTCCTCGGCATGCTGCGCGCGGGGGCTTCTGGTGTGCGCGACGAGCTGCTCTACCGGGGTCTTCCGCTGCTCGTCGGGGCGCGCGTGGGGCTCGGGGCGAGGGCGTCGATCGGGTACGCGGCGCTGGCGGGGGCGAGCGCTCTCCTGCTCGTGCCGGGGGCGAGCGTGGAGTCGCTCGTGCTCGCGACGGCGCTCGGCGTGCTCTTCGCCGTGATCTGGCAGCGCTCGGGCGAGGCGTGGGGGGCGGTCGCGGCGCATGCCGGGTGGGTCTTCTTCGCGGGGGCGGCGCTGCGCGGCGGGCTCGTCGAGGCGACCTGGGTGAGCGGCGCGCTCGGCGAGGGTGCGCGCGCCCGTGGGCTCGCGGCGCTCGTCGCGGCGGTCGTGTCGCTCGGCGCGGCGGCGGCCGTGTGGCGGTGGTGGCCTAAGGGCAGCCCGGCGGGGCCATCGCGGCGATCCACGCCGTGA
- a CDS encoding RICIN domain-containing protein, protein MRASRIPGLFALTSALVVGCAEDGAEDLALGTTQHALVARGVQLCRGRDGRERCMSLNLNNFSITLRKRKQHHSLQAFDVIKVYDDLHMISYGGEAYNCLDVPLFRQGWLVGLAPCIAGVLDPRAAAQLWTLEAIPENSALQIRNGASRDFCLASMRHPAREKETVVGIAHCEQNPGPAQRWTMRGGTSAEDEEESASHETAALDDSREDEEETEAGSDW, encoded by the coding sequence ATGCGTGCATCCCGGATCCCTGGTCTGTTTGCGCTGACGTCCGCGCTCGTGGTCGGCTGCGCGGAGGATGGCGCGGAAGATCTCGCGCTCGGGACCACGCAGCACGCGCTCGTCGCGCGAGGCGTGCAGCTCTGTCGGGGGCGCGATGGACGCGAGCGGTGCATGTCGCTGAATCTGAACAACTTCTCGATAACGCTGAGGAAGCGCAAGCAGCACCATTCTCTCCAGGCATTCGACGTGATCAAGGTGTACGACGACCTGCACATGATCAGTTATGGAGGCGAGGCGTACAACTGCCTCGATGTCCCGCTCTTCCGGCAGGGCTGGCTGGTGGGCCTCGCGCCATGCATTGCCGGCGTCCTCGATCCGCGCGCGGCGGCGCAGCTATGGACGCTCGAGGCGATCCCGGAAAATTCCGCGCTGCAGATCCGCAACGGCGCGAGCCGGGATTTCTGTCTGGCGTCCATGCGCCATCCGGCGCGGGAGAAGGAGACGGTCGTCGGGATCGCGCATTGCGAGCAGAACCCGGGGCCGGCGCAGCGATGGACCATGCGGGGGGGCACCTCTGCCGAAGACGAAGAGGAAAGCGCCTCGCACGAGACGGCGGCGCTCGACGATTCCCGCGAAGACGAAGAAGAAACAGAAGCCGGCAGCGACTGGTGA
- a CDS encoding cyclic nucleotide-binding domain-containing protein produces the protein MHHALKQLPGLDEKDLTWILATSSEERVTAEMPIVVEGREPDAIFVVLEGMFELRIQALGDQVLARLGPGELIGEMELLAGEPASATVVAHKGARMLRLARKDVEARLETDPRFAARLYKAFAWLAARRLKQRAAELGGASSSGSGARAVAADRDRLSEALFAFKKRLADVELGASSSGRDVDEATVRSVVVQFLELIGLLDELAGDGSRHPPSVRDELGRRAQAELLPYILLGQLFERMHAKPRGYAGDFLTIHQMYENRPLGVGRLGPIMDRCILEVPTLVAVRNRRGLLAREISRELQAHPDRPVQVTSLACGPAQELFDIYEKLEDPSRLRSTGIDIDFQALAFVAERRDRAGLRKHMRLEQRNLIHLALGRETLTLPPQDLIYSIGLIDYFDDELVVLLMNHAYQLLAPGGRLILGNFHPRNIGKALADHVLDWELFHRTEADMDRLYGASAFGRPCTKIAFEELGINLFAECIKESAQSPTAGAGEARGVG, from the coding sequence ATGCATCATGCCCTGAAACAGCTCCCCGGGCTCGATGAGAAAGACCTGACGTGGATCCTCGCGACGAGCAGCGAGGAGCGCGTCACCGCAGAAATGCCCATCGTCGTGGAGGGTCGCGAGCCTGACGCCATCTTCGTCGTACTGGAAGGCATGTTCGAGCTTCGCATCCAGGCCCTCGGTGACCAGGTCCTCGCACGCCTCGGGCCCGGCGAGCTGATTGGCGAGATGGAGCTTTTGGCCGGAGAGCCCGCGTCCGCGACGGTCGTGGCCCACAAAGGCGCGCGCATGCTTCGCCTCGCTCGAAAGGATGTCGAGGCGAGATTGGAGACGGATCCTCGCTTTGCCGCGCGCCTGTACAAGGCCTTCGCATGGCTCGCGGCCCGCCGACTGAAACAGCGAGCCGCAGAGCTGGGCGGCGCGTCTTCCTCCGGCAGCGGCGCCAGGGCCGTGGCAGCGGACCGGGATCGTCTCTCGGAGGCGCTTTTCGCCTTCAAGAAGCGCCTCGCAGACGTCGAATTGGGTGCCTCGAGCAGCGGGAGAGACGTCGACGAGGCGACCGTTCGATCTGTCGTCGTGCAGTTCCTGGAGCTGATCGGGTTGCTCGACGAGCTGGCGGGGGATGGGTCACGCCATCCGCCATCTGTCCGGGATGAGCTGGGCCGGCGCGCACAGGCCGAGCTGCTGCCCTACATCCTGCTCGGCCAGCTCTTCGAGCGTATGCATGCGAAGCCCCGGGGCTACGCCGGCGACTTCCTCACCATCCATCAAATGTACGAGAACCGCCCTCTGGGTGTCGGCCGCCTCGGTCCCATCATGGATCGCTGTATTCTCGAGGTCCCGACCCTCGTGGCGGTGCGTAACCGCCGGGGGCTCCTTGCGCGCGAGATCAGCCGGGAGCTGCAGGCCCATCCCGACCGGCCCGTCCAAGTGACGAGCCTCGCCTGCGGCCCGGCCCAGGAGCTATTCGACATCTACGAGAAGCTCGAGGATCCGTCGCGTCTACGGAGCACGGGAATCGACATCGACTTCCAGGCGCTCGCGTTCGTGGCAGAGCGGCGCGACAGGGCCGGCCTGCGAAAGCACATGCGGCTCGAGCAGCGCAACCTCATCCATCTCGCGCTGGGGCGGGAGACGCTCACGCTGCCCCCGCAGGATCTGATCTACAGCATCGGATTGATCGACTACTTCGACGACGAGCTCGTGGTGCTGCTGATGAACCATGCATATCAGCTCCTCGCGCCAGGAGGACGTCTCATCCTCGGCAACTTCCACCCACGAAACATCGGCAAGGCCCTGGCCGATCACGTGCTCGACTGGGAGCTTTTCCACCGCACCGAGGCGGACATGGATCGGCTGTATGGCGCCTCGGCATTCGGCAGACCGTGCACGAAGATCGCGTTCGAAGAGCTCGGCATCAACCTCTTCGCCGAGTGCATCAAGGAAAGCGCGCAATCTCCAACGGCGGGCGCAGGGGAGGCACGTGGAGTCGGATGA
- a CDS encoding EF-hand domain-containing protein, whose product MSIDVVAQKMTRMFENFDTNGNGYIEEADFFRPAAWIAGRLGHHIRSEVHLKLQGAYEKMWSHLIPMDANKDGRITPAEWDQGFRQMSSGDSFAITIGQATSILFDCVDTDGDGKISAEEFANWLCGHGVDRPTAVESFRRLDRRSAGVMSKADLKECVVEFFTSQEPEAPGNWLHGPWR is encoded by the coding sequence ATGTCCATCGACGTCGTTGCGCAGAAGATGACGCGCATGTTCGAAAACTTCGACACCAATGGCAACGGGTACATCGAAGAGGCGGATTTCTTTCGTCCCGCCGCCTGGATCGCCGGCCGGCTCGGGCACCACATCCGGTCGGAGGTGCATTTGAAGCTCCAGGGCGCCTATGAGAAGATGTGGTCCCACCTGATCCCCATGGACGCGAACAAGGACGGGCGGATCACCCCGGCGGAGTGGGACCAAGGCTTTAGGCAGATGTCGAGCGGCGACTCCTTCGCCATCACGATCGGCCAGGCCACCTCGATTTTGTTCGACTGCGTCGACACCGACGGGGACGGGAAGATCTCGGCGGAGGAGTTCGCCAACTGGCTGTGCGGCCATGGCGTCGATCGGCCGACCGCGGTCGAGTCGTTCCGCCGCCTCGATCGCAGGAGCGCCGGGGTGATGTCGAAGGCCGACCTGAAGGAGTGCGTGGTGGAGTTTTTCACCAGCCAGGAGCCCGAGGCCCCCGGCAACTGGCTCCACGGCCCCTGGAGGTGA
- a CDS encoding bactofilin family protein → MATIIGNGITIEGEITSDEEVVVAGTVRGRLNVDGPVTVEGGAVVEADVGAGSLSVGGTVTGNVSASDRVDLLSGGRLVGDVKAARLTIADGASFKGNVDMDV, encoded by the coding sequence GTGGCGACGATCATCGGCAACGGCATCACCATCGAAGGCGAGATCACCTCCGACGAGGAGGTGGTCGTGGCCGGCACCGTGCGCGGCAGGCTCAACGTCGACGGCCCTGTGACCGTCGAGGGAGGCGCGGTCGTCGAGGCGGACGTCGGCGCGGGCTCGCTCTCGGTGGGCGGGACCGTGACGGGGAACGTGAGCGCCTCGGACCGCGTCGACCTCTTGAGCGGCGGGCGCCTCGTGGGCGACGTGAAGGCGGCGCGCTTGACCATCGCAGACGGTGCCTCGTTCAAGGGCAACGTCGACATGGACGTGTAA